Proteins encoded in a region of the Catenulispora sp. EB89 genome:
- a CDS encoding cytochrome P450 codes for MLIPGHAPGSPLAPENIDLFDPTRFSTGSQHPSWHTLRAGAPLWRQRAGNDTEFCSVTRYEDVLAVIKNHQSFSSEYGTILAVLGGDSAAGRTINLMDRPRHSALRGATMPQLSTGAVLRLAERTKARVRKTFEPLRDAETVDVAELTAGLAMTVVGDIIGVPEEHWRDVASWSMTGVAPEDPVYADGTDQATLRSAHFELFALFHDLVRERMRRPAEDLVSTLIATTVDGVRLSLDEVILNCYSLVMGANTTTPHVASHMLLALAERPDQWRRLHANPALTSRAVEEAARWATPTNHLVRRATRTFQLSGGTVEEGELVAAWIGSANRDESVFADPYRFDVGRRPNPHLAFGFGIHYCNGAPGARLVLRQTLEEVLDIAEGLAVAGPVTHLQSNFINGITSLPIAVTSRSKTEAMAGRTADHPCSGGEA; via the coding sequence ATGCTGATCCCGGGCCACGCGCCCGGTTCGCCCCTCGCGCCGGAGAACATCGACCTCTTCGATCCGACCCGTTTCAGCACGGGCTCCCAACACCCGTCCTGGCACACGCTGCGGGCGGGAGCGCCGCTGTGGCGTCAGAGGGCTGGCAACGACACCGAGTTCTGTTCCGTGACCCGCTACGAGGACGTGCTGGCGGTGATCAAGAACCATCAGAGCTTCAGCTCCGAATACGGGACGATCCTCGCCGTACTCGGTGGGGACAGCGCGGCCGGCAGGACCATCAACTTGATGGACCGACCTCGCCACAGTGCTCTGCGCGGTGCGACGATGCCGCAGTTGTCCACCGGAGCCGTCCTGCGCTTGGCCGAACGCACGAAGGCCCGGGTCCGCAAGACGTTCGAACCTCTCAGGGACGCGGAGACCGTCGACGTCGCCGAGCTCACCGCAGGTCTGGCCATGACCGTGGTCGGCGACATCATCGGAGTCCCCGAAGAGCACTGGCGGGACGTGGCGTCCTGGAGCATGACGGGCGTCGCCCCCGAGGATCCCGTGTACGCCGACGGAACAGATCAGGCCACACTGCGCAGCGCCCACTTCGAGCTGTTCGCGTTGTTTCACGACCTGGTCCGGGAACGGATGCGGCGCCCCGCCGAGGACCTGGTGTCGACACTCATCGCCACGACCGTCGACGGGGTGCGGCTGAGCCTGGACGAGGTCATCCTCAACTGCTACAGCCTCGTCATGGGGGCGAACACGACGACACCGCATGTGGCCTCCCACATGCTGCTGGCGTTGGCCGAGCGTCCGGACCAGTGGCGCAGGCTCCACGCGAATCCGGCGCTGACCTCGCGCGCCGTGGAGGAGGCGGCACGGTGGGCCACTCCGACGAACCACCTGGTGCGGCGAGCCACGCGCACATTCCAGTTGAGCGGGGGGACCGTGGAGGAGGGCGAACTGGTCGCGGCCTGGATCGGCTCGGCCAATCGCGACGAGTCCGTGTTCGCCGACCCCTATCGGTTCGACGTCGGCCGTCGCCCCAATCCCCACCTGGCCTTCGGCTTCGGCATCCACTACTGCAACGGGGCTCCCGGCGCCCGCCTGGTGCTCCGGCAAACGCTTGAGGAAGTGCTGGACATCGCCGAGGGCTTGGCAGTGGCGGGCCCGGTGACCCATCTGCAGTCGAACTTCATCAACGGCATCACGTCATTGCCGATCGCAGTGACCTCCCGTTCCAAGACGGAAGCCATGGCCGGCCGTACGGCTGACCACCCGTGCTCTGGAGGAGAAGCATGA
- a CDS encoding thioesterase II family protein gives MSDSRRLPSEANPWLLNGTPGNSDFLLFGFPYAGTGAVASYREWPERIGEGQLCPLQPPGRESRTLEEPVGDFGQFVSELADALSPHTDRPYAFVGHCGAMPYMADTALALVRAGRPAPVRIFASSWGAPHKGLYGRLNFADLDTLDIDAEIDTAALARYGSTLPPDLREVVAEILMIDLRLIRGYEYSGDPALPCPVDVISWSADDVVPPETVWPSSWSECTEATHHALAGDHWEFLRGRPALTDLIAERIATAVVRE, from the coding sequence ATGAGCGACAGCCGACGCCTGCCGAGCGAGGCGAACCCCTGGCTCCTCAACGGCACGCCCGGCAACAGCGATTTCCTGCTGTTCGGCTTCCCATACGCCGGGACAGGCGCGGTGGCGAGCTATCGCGAATGGCCTGAACGCATCGGTGAAGGACAGCTGTGCCCGCTCCAACCACCGGGCCGAGAAAGCAGGACCCTCGAGGAACCCGTGGGGGATTTCGGACAGTTCGTCAGCGAGCTGGCCGACGCCCTCAGTCCGCACACGGACCGTCCCTACGCGTTCGTCGGGCACTGCGGCGCCATGCCCTACATGGCCGACACCGCGCTGGCGCTGGTGCGCGCTGGACGCCCGGCCCCGGTCCGGATCTTCGCCTCGTCCTGGGGCGCCCCGCACAAGGGACTGTACGGCCGGCTCAACTTCGCCGACCTGGACACCCTGGACATCGACGCCGAGATAGACACGGCCGCGCTCGCCCGGTACGGCTCCACTCTGCCGCCGGACCTGCGCGAGGTCGTCGCGGAGATCCTCATGATCGACCTCAGGCTCATCCGCGGCTACGAGTACAGCGGCGACCCCGCACTGCCCTGCCCCGTCGACGTCATCAGTTGGTCGGCGGACGACGTCGTACCCCCGGAGACAGTCTGGCCGAGCTCCTGGTCGGAATGTACCGAGGCCACCCACCACGCCCTCGCCGGCGACCACTGGGAGTTCCTCCGCGGCCGACCAGCCCTCACGGACCTCATCGCCGAGCGCATCGCCACCGCGGTGGTCCGGGAATGA